One genomic region from Pseudoduganella lutea encodes:
- a CDS encoding aromatic ring-hydroxylating dioxygenase subunit alpha, with protein sequence MAFLRNCWYVAAWDHEVGKDDLFHRTLLSEPLMFFRDTAGVPHALLDRCPHRFAPLSKGTHKGNCVKCPYHGLEFDATGACVHNPHGNGVIPKAAVVRAYPTVEKYSMIWVWMGDADKADPELIPDFSCMDPALNYVGKRYLHARANYVLETDNILDLSHIEFLHPGTLGSPGVKDAVTRVEQAGNQVTIYRSTINDHMSPFLYDAMGLPQGIAVDRWFDVRWNAPACMLLDAGATPTGKPREHDPGAPMFPHLFSPETESSTHYWYATTMARCAGPHGEAVVESIVAGAKQPFEQEDLPMLEAQQVAIGDRDFWSMKPVLLATDAGAIRARRVLDKLIAEERSAGERG encoded by the coding sequence ATGGCTTTTTTGAGAAATTGCTGGTATGTGGCAGCGTGGGATCACGAAGTGGGCAAGGATGACCTGTTCCACCGCACATTGCTGAGCGAGCCGTTGATGTTTTTCCGTGACACGGCCGGCGTGCCACACGCCCTGCTCGACCGCTGCCCGCACCGCTTCGCGCCCCTGTCGAAAGGCACCCACAAGGGCAACTGCGTCAAATGCCCATATCACGGGCTCGAGTTCGATGCCACCGGCGCCTGCGTCCACAACCCGCACGGCAACGGCGTCATTCCGAAAGCCGCCGTGGTGCGCGCCTACCCGACGGTGGAAAAGTACAGCATGATCTGGGTCTGGATGGGCGACGCCGACAAGGCTGATCCCGAACTGATTCCCGACTTCTCATGCATGGACCCGGCACTGAACTACGTGGGCAAGCGTTATCTGCATGCGCGTGCCAATTACGTGCTGGAGACCGACAACATCCTCGACCTGTCCCACATCGAATTCCTGCACCCGGGCACGCTGGGCAGCCCCGGCGTCAAGGACGCGGTCACGCGGGTCGAGCAAGCAGGCAACCAGGTCACGATCTACCGCAGCACCATCAATGACCACATGTCGCCCTTCCTGTACGACGCAATGGGACTGCCACAGGGAATCGCGGTCGACCGGTGGTTCGACGTGCGCTGGAATGCACCCGCCTGCATGCTGCTCGACGCCGGGGCGACACCGACCGGGAAGCCACGCGAACACGATCCGGGAGCGCCAATGTTCCCTCACCTGTTCAGTCCTGAAACCGAAAGCTCGACGCATTACTGGTATGCGACGACGATGGCGCGCTGCGCCGGCCCGCACGGCGAAGCAGTGGTGGAGAGTATCGTGGCGGGCGCAAAGCAGCCATTCGAGCAGGAGGACCTGCCGATGCTCGAGGCCCAGCAGGTGGCGATCGGCGACCGCGATTTCTGGTCGATGAAGCCGGTTCTCCTGGCAACGGACGCCGGTGCGATCCGCGCGCGGCGCGTACTCGACAAGCTGATCGCCGAGGAACGCAGCGCGGGAGAACGCGGATGA